A part of Bubalus bubalis isolate 160015118507 breed Murrah chromosome 6, NDDB_SH_1, whole genome shotgun sequence genomic DNA contains:
- the DGKD gene encoding diacylglycerol kinase delta isoform X4: MLTKQNNSFQRSKRRYFKLRGRTLYYAKTAKSIIFDEVDLTDASVAESSTKNVNNSFTVITPCRKLILCADNRKEMEDWIAALKTVQSREHFEPTQYSMDHFSGTHNWYACSHARPTYCNVCREALSGVTSHGLSCEVCKFKAHKRCAVRATSNCKWTTLASIGKDIIEDEDGIAMPHQWLEGNLPVSAKCTVCDKTCGSVLRLQDWRCLWCKAMVHTACKDSLVTKCPLGLCKVSVIPPTALNSIDSDGFWKATCPPSCTSPLLVFVNSKSGDNQGVKFLRRFKQLLNPAQVFDLMNGGPHLGLRLFQKFDTFRILVCGGDGSVGWVLSEIDSLNLHKQCQLGVLPLGTGNDLARVLGWGSACDDDTQLPQILEKLERASTKMLDRWSVMAYETKLPRPVSSSTVTEDLSEGSEVQQILFYEDSVAAHLSKILTSDQHSVVISSAKVLCETVKDFVARVGKAYEKTTESSEESEVMAKKCSVLKEKLDSLLKTLDDESQASSSLPTPPPTIAEEAEDGDGAGGSCSSSSAGARAVGSACSARPQVFRPREQLMLRANSLKKAIRQIIEHTEKAVDEQNAQTQEQEGFILSLSESEKKDLKSDDRAGHGDGHSASKGRSLRRVSKSPCEKLISKGSLSPGGSASLPPQSGSRDGLPALNTKILFPTDVRAGMSGTLPGGSVISRLLINADPFNSEPENLEYYTEKCVMNNYFGIGLDAKISLDFNNKRDEHPEKCRSRTKNMMWYGVLGTRELLHRTYKNLEQKVLLECDGRPIPLPSLQGIAVLNIPSYAGGTNFWGGTKEDDTFAAPSFDDKILEVVAVFGSMQMAVSRVIKLQHHRIAQCRTVKISILGDEGVPVQVDGEAWVQPPGYIRIVHKNRAQTLTRDRAFENTLKSWEDKQKCELPRAPSFSLHPEILSEEEATQMDQFGQAAGALIHSIRELAQSHQDVEQELAHAVNASSKSMDQVYGKPRATEGLSCSLVLEMVNNVRALRSETELLLAGRLALQLDPPQKERLTAALTEMDQQLRKLADTPWLCQPMEPGDEENVMLDLSKRSRSGKFRLVTKFKKEKNNKNRAAHCSLGAPVHLWGTEEVAAWLEHLSLCEYKDIFTRHDIRGSELLHLERRDLKDLGVTKVGHMKRILCGIKELSRGAAAAEA, from the exons GTCATCACTCCATGTAGGAAGCTCATCCTGTGTGCCGATAACAGGAAGGAGATGGAAGACTGGATTGCAGCCCTAAAGACGGTGCAGAGCAGGGAGCACTTTGAG CCCACCCAGTACAGCATGGACCACTTCTCAGGGACGCACAACTGGTACGCCTGCTCGCATGCAAGGCCCACCTACTGCAACGTGTGCCGCGAGGCCCTGTCTGGGGTCACGTCCCACGGACTGTCCTGTGAAG TGTGTAAGTTCAAGGCCCATAAGCGCTGTGCTGTGCGTGCGACCAGTAACTGCAAGTGGACCACGCTGGCCTCCATCGGGAAGGACATCATTGAGGACGAGGATGGG ATTGCCATGCCTCACCAGTGGCTGGAGGGGAACCTGCCCGTGAGTGCCAAGTGCACGGTGTGTGACAAGACCTGCGGCAGCGTGCTGCGCCTTCAGGACTGGCGCTGCCTCTGGTGCAAGGCCATG GTGCACACGGCGTGTAAAGACTCCCTGGTGACCAAGTGCCCACTGGGCCTGTGCAAAGTGTCGGTCATCCCGCCCACTGCGCTCAACAGCATCGATTCCGATG GCTTCTGGAAGGCCACATGTCCTCCGTCCTGCACGAGTCCATTGTTGGTCTTCGTCAATTCAAAGAGTGGGGACAACCAGGGGGTGAAGTTCCTGCGAAGATTCAAGCAGCTGCTGAACCCTGCCCAGGTCTTTGACCTCATGAACGGAGGACCACACCTTGG CTTGCGTTTGTTCCAGAAGTTTGACACGTTCCGGATTCTGGTCTGTGGTGGAGATGGCAGTGTGGGTTGGGTCCTCTCTGAAATCGACAGCCTCAACCTTCACAAACAG TGCCAGCTCGGGGTGCTGCCGCTTGGCACAGGGAACGACCTGGCTCGCGTGCTGGGCTGGGGCTCAGCCTGCGACGACGACACCCAGCTCCCGCAGATCCTGGAGAAGCTGGAGAGAGCCAGCACCAAGATGCTGGACAG gtggaGCGTCATGGCCTACGAGACCAAACTGCCCCGGCCCGTCTCCTCCTCCACCGTCACTGAAGACCTGAGCGAGGGCTCCGAG GTGCAGCAGATCCTCTTCTATGAAGACTCGGTCGCAGCCCACCTCTCCAAGATCCTGACCTCTGACCAGCACTCCGTGGTGATCTCGTCGGCCAA AGTGCTCTGTGAGACTGTGAAGGACTTCGTGGCACGGGTGGGGAAGGCCTACGAGAAGACCACTGAGAGCTCAGAGGAGTCGGAAGTCATGGCCAAGAAG TGCTCTGTCCTCAAGGAGAAGCTGGACTCTCTGCTCAAGACCCTGGACGACGAGTCGCAGGCCTCGTCCTCCCTGCCCACGCCGCCCCCCACCATCGCCGAGGAGGCGGAGGACGGGGACGGGGCGGGCGGCAGCTGCAGCTCCAGCTCCGCGGGGGCCCGCGCCGTGGGCTCGGCCTGCTCCGCCCGGCCCCAGGTATTCCGGCCTCGCGAGCAGCTCATGCTGAGGGCCAACAGCCTGAAGAAGGCCATCCGCCAGATCATAGAGCACACGGAGAAAG CTGTGGACGAGCAGAACGCCCAAACCCAGGAGCAGGAGGGCTTCATCCTCAGCCTCTCCGAGTCGGAGAAGAAGGACCTGAAGTCGGACGACAGAGCAGGCCATGGCGACGGCCACAGCGCCTCCAAGGGCCGGAGCCTCCGCAGAG TGTCCAAGTCCCCCTGCGAGAAGCTGATAAGCAAAGGGAGCTTGTCGCCAGGTGGTTCTGCGTCTCTGCCTCCACAGTCAGGAAGCCGGGATGGCCTGCCAGCGCTGAACACGAAGATCTTGTTCCCGA CAGATGTTCGCGCCGGGATGTCTGGTACGTTGCCTGGAGGCTCAGTCATCAGCCGATTACTGATTAACGCCGATCCCTTTAACTCTGAACCAGAAAACCT AGAGTATTACACGGAGAAGTGTGTCATGAACAATTACTTTGGCATCGGCCTGGACGCGAAGATCTCCCTGGACTTCAACAACAAGCGTGACGAGCACCCGGAGAAGTGCAG GAGTCGAACCAAGAACATGATGTGGTACGGAGTCCTGGGCACCAGAGAGCTGCTGCACAGAACCTACAAGAACCTGGAGCAGAAGGTCCTACTGGAG TGCGACGGGcgccccatccccctccccagtcTGCAGGGAATCGCAGTCCTGAACATCCCCAGCTACGCTGGAGGGACCAACTTCTGGGGGGGCACCAAGGAGGATGAC ACCTTCGCAGCCCCATCGTTTGACGACAAGATCTTGGAGGTGGTCGCAGTGTTTGGTAGCATGCAGATGGCCGTCTCCCGGGTCATAAAGCTGCAGCATCATCGGATCGCCCAG TGTCGCACGGTGAAGATCTCCATCCTGGGCGACGAGGGCGTGCCCGTGCAGGTGGACGGCGAGGCCTGGGTCCAGCCCCCGGGGTACATCCGCATCGTCCACAAGAACCGCGCGCAGACCCTCACCAGGGACCGG GCCTTCGAGAACACCCTCAAGTCCTGGGAGGACAAGCAGAAGTGCGAGCTGCCCCGGGCCCCGTCTTTCTCCCTGCACCCGGAGATCCTGTCCGAGGAGGAGGCCACCCAGATGGACCAGTTCGGGCAGGCGGCGGGCGCCCTCATCCACAG CATCCGGGAGCTAGCGCAGTCCCACCAGGACGTGGAGCAGGAGCTCGCCCACGCCGTCAACGCCAGCTCCAAGTCCATGGACCAAGTGTACGGCAAGCCCAGAGCGACAGAG GGGCTGAGCTGCAGCCTCGTCCTGGAGATGGTGAATAACGTCCGAGCCCTGCGCAGCGAGACGGAGCTGCTGCTTGCGGGCAGGCTGGCCCTG CAGTTGGATCCCCCTCAGAAGGAGCGGCTCACGGCTGCCCTCACCGAGATGGACCAACAGCTCAGGAAGCTGGCGGACACACCCTGGCTGTGCCAGCCCATGGAGCCTGGTGACGAAGAG aacGTGATGCTGGATCTTTCCAAGCGCAGCCGCAGCGGTAAATTCCGCCTGGTGACCAAGTTCAAGAAGGAGAAGAACAACAAGAACAGAGCAGCGCACTGCAGCCTGGGCGCCCCGG TGCACCTCTGGGGCACAGAGGAGGTGGCTGCCTGGTTGGAGCACCTCAGTCTCTGTGAGTATAAGGACATCTTCACGCGGCACGACATCCGGGGCTCCGAGCTCCTGCACCTGGAGCGGAGGGACCTCAAG GACCTCGGCGTGACCAAGGTGGGCCACATGAAGCGGATTCTGTGCGGCATCAAGGAGCTGAGCcgcggcgccgccgccgccgaggcCTAG
- the DGKD gene encoding diacylglycerol kinase delta isoform X5: MEDWIAALKTVQSREHFEPTQYSMDHFSGTHNWYACSHARPTYCNVCREALSGVTSHGLSCEVCKFKAHKRCAVRATSNCKWTTLASIGKDIIEDEDGIAMPHQWLEGNLPVSAKCTVCDKTCGSVLRLQDWRCLWCKAMVHTACKDSLVTKCPLGLCKVSVIPPTALNSIDSDGFWKATCPPSCTSPLLVFVNSKSGDNQGVKFLRRFKQLLNPAQVFDLMNGGPHLGLRLFQKFDTFRILVCGGDGSVGWVLSEIDSLNLHKQCQLGVLPLGTGNDLARVLGWGSACDDDTQLPQILEKLERASTKMLDRWSVMAYETKLPRPVSSSTVTEDLSEGSEVQQILFYEDSVAAHLSKILTSDQHSVVISSAKVLCETVKDFVARVGKAYEKTTESSEESEVMAKKCSVLKEKLDSLLKTLDDESQASSSLPTPPPTIAEEAEDGDGAGGSCSSSSAGARAVGSACSARPQVFRPREQLMLRANSLKKAIRQIIEHTEKAVDEQNAQTQEQEGFILSLSESEKKDLKSDDRAGHGDGHSASKGRSLRRVSKSPCEKLISKGSLSPGGSASLPPQSGSRDGLPALNTKILFPTDVRAGMSGTLPGGSVISRLLINADPFNSEPENLEYYTEKCVMNNYFGIGLDAKISLDFNNKRDEHPEKCRSRTKNMMWYGVLGTRELLHRTYKNLEQKVLLECDGRPIPLPSLQGIAVLNIPSYAGGTNFWGGTKEDDTFAAPSFDDKILEVVAVFGSMQMAVSRVIKLQHHRIAQCRTVKISILGDEGVPVQVDGEAWVQPPGYIRIVHKNRAQTLTRDRAFENTLKSWEDKQKCELPRAPSFSLHPEILSEEEATQMDQFGQAAGALIHSIRELAQSHQDVEQELAHAVNASSKSMDQVYGKPRATEGLSCSLVLEMVNNVRALRSETELLLAGRLALQLDPPQKERLTAALTEMDQQLRKLADTPWLCQPMEPGDEENVMLDLSKRSRSGKFRLVTKFKKEKNNKNRAAHCSLGAPVHLWGTEEVAAWLEHLSLCEYKDIFTRHDIRGSELLHLERRDLKDLGVTKVGHMKRILCGIKELSRGAAAAEA, from the exons ATGGAAGACTGGATTGCAGCCCTAAAGACGGTGCAGAGCAGGGAGCACTTTGAG CCCACCCAGTACAGCATGGACCACTTCTCAGGGACGCACAACTGGTACGCCTGCTCGCATGCAAGGCCCACCTACTGCAACGTGTGCCGCGAGGCCCTGTCTGGGGTCACGTCCCACGGACTGTCCTGTGAAG TGTGTAAGTTCAAGGCCCATAAGCGCTGTGCTGTGCGTGCGACCAGTAACTGCAAGTGGACCACGCTGGCCTCCATCGGGAAGGACATCATTGAGGACGAGGATGGG ATTGCCATGCCTCACCAGTGGCTGGAGGGGAACCTGCCCGTGAGTGCCAAGTGCACGGTGTGTGACAAGACCTGCGGCAGCGTGCTGCGCCTTCAGGACTGGCGCTGCCTCTGGTGCAAGGCCATG GTGCACACGGCGTGTAAAGACTCCCTGGTGACCAAGTGCCCACTGGGCCTGTGCAAAGTGTCGGTCATCCCGCCCACTGCGCTCAACAGCATCGATTCCGATG GCTTCTGGAAGGCCACATGTCCTCCGTCCTGCACGAGTCCATTGTTGGTCTTCGTCAATTCAAAGAGTGGGGACAACCAGGGGGTGAAGTTCCTGCGAAGATTCAAGCAGCTGCTGAACCCTGCCCAGGTCTTTGACCTCATGAACGGAGGACCACACCTTGG CTTGCGTTTGTTCCAGAAGTTTGACACGTTCCGGATTCTGGTCTGTGGTGGAGATGGCAGTGTGGGTTGGGTCCTCTCTGAAATCGACAGCCTCAACCTTCACAAACAG TGCCAGCTCGGGGTGCTGCCGCTTGGCACAGGGAACGACCTGGCTCGCGTGCTGGGCTGGGGCTCAGCCTGCGACGACGACACCCAGCTCCCGCAGATCCTGGAGAAGCTGGAGAGAGCCAGCACCAAGATGCTGGACAG gtggaGCGTCATGGCCTACGAGACCAAACTGCCCCGGCCCGTCTCCTCCTCCACCGTCACTGAAGACCTGAGCGAGGGCTCCGAG GTGCAGCAGATCCTCTTCTATGAAGACTCGGTCGCAGCCCACCTCTCCAAGATCCTGACCTCTGACCAGCACTCCGTGGTGATCTCGTCGGCCAA AGTGCTCTGTGAGACTGTGAAGGACTTCGTGGCACGGGTGGGGAAGGCCTACGAGAAGACCACTGAGAGCTCAGAGGAGTCGGAAGTCATGGCCAAGAAG TGCTCTGTCCTCAAGGAGAAGCTGGACTCTCTGCTCAAGACCCTGGACGACGAGTCGCAGGCCTCGTCCTCCCTGCCCACGCCGCCCCCCACCATCGCCGAGGAGGCGGAGGACGGGGACGGGGCGGGCGGCAGCTGCAGCTCCAGCTCCGCGGGGGCCCGCGCCGTGGGCTCGGCCTGCTCCGCCCGGCCCCAGGTATTCCGGCCTCGCGAGCAGCTCATGCTGAGGGCCAACAGCCTGAAGAAGGCCATCCGCCAGATCATAGAGCACACGGAGAAAG CTGTGGACGAGCAGAACGCCCAAACCCAGGAGCAGGAGGGCTTCATCCTCAGCCTCTCCGAGTCGGAGAAGAAGGACCTGAAGTCGGACGACAGAGCAGGCCATGGCGACGGCCACAGCGCCTCCAAGGGCCGGAGCCTCCGCAGAG TGTCCAAGTCCCCCTGCGAGAAGCTGATAAGCAAAGGGAGCTTGTCGCCAGGTGGTTCTGCGTCTCTGCCTCCACAGTCAGGAAGCCGGGATGGCCTGCCAGCGCTGAACACGAAGATCTTGTTCCCGA CAGATGTTCGCGCCGGGATGTCTGGTACGTTGCCTGGAGGCTCAGTCATCAGCCGATTACTGATTAACGCCGATCCCTTTAACTCTGAACCAGAAAACCT AGAGTATTACACGGAGAAGTGTGTCATGAACAATTACTTTGGCATCGGCCTGGACGCGAAGATCTCCCTGGACTTCAACAACAAGCGTGACGAGCACCCGGAGAAGTGCAG GAGTCGAACCAAGAACATGATGTGGTACGGAGTCCTGGGCACCAGAGAGCTGCTGCACAGAACCTACAAGAACCTGGAGCAGAAGGTCCTACTGGAG TGCGACGGGcgccccatccccctccccagtcTGCAGGGAATCGCAGTCCTGAACATCCCCAGCTACGCTGGAGGGACCAACTTCTGGGGGGGCACCAAGGAGGATGAC ACCTTCGCAGCCCCATCGTTTGACGACAAGATCTTGGAGGTGGTCGCAGTGTTTGGTAGCATGCAGATGGCCGTCTCCCGGGTCATAAAGCTGCAGCATCATCGGATCGCCCAG TGTCGCACGGTGAAGATCTCCATCCTGGGCGACGAGGGCGTGCCCGTGCAGGTGGACGGCGAGGCCTGGGTCCAGCCCCCGGGGTACATCCGCATCGTCCACAAGAACCGCGCGCAGACCCTCACCAGGGACCGG GCCTTCGAGAACACCCTCAAGTCCTGGGAGGACAAGCAGAAGTGCGAGCTGCCCCGGGCCCCGTCTTTCTCCCTGCACCCGGAGATCCTGTCCGAGGAGGAGGCCACCCAGATGGACCAGTTCGGGCAGGCGGCGGGCGCCCTCATCCACAG CATCCGGGAGCTAGCGCAGTCCCACCAGGACGTGGAGCAGGAGCTCGCCCACGCCGTCAACGCCAGCTCCAAGTCCATGGACCAAGTGTACGGCAAGCCCAGAGCGACAGAG GGGCTGAGCTGCAGCCTCGTCCTGGAGATGGTGAATAACGTCCGAGCCCTGCGCAGCGAGACGGAGCTGCTGCTTGCGGGCAGGCTGGCCCTG CAGTTGGATCCCCCTCAGAAGGAGCGGCTCACGGCTGCCCTCACCGAGATGGACCAACAGCTCAGGAAGCTGGCGGACACACCCTGGCTGTGCCAGCCCATGGAGCCTGGTGACGAAGAG aacGTGATGCTGGATCTTTCCAAGCGCAGCCGCAGCGGTAAATTCCGCCTGGTGACCAAGTTCAAGAAGGAGAAGAACAACAAGAACAGAGCAGCGCACTGCAGCCTGGGCGCCCCGG TGCACCTCTGGGGCACAGAGGAGGTGGCTGCCTGGTTGGAGCACCTCAGTCTCTGTGAGTATAAGGACATCTTCACGCGGCACGACATCCGGGGCTCCGAGCTCCTGCACCTGGAGCGGAGGGACCTCAAG GACCTCGGCGTGACCAAGGTGGGCCACATGAAGCGGATTCTGTGCGGCATCAAGGAGCTGAGCcgcggcgccgccgccgccgaggcCTAG